In a genomic window of Rhododendron vialii isolate Sample 1 chromosome 12a, ASM3025357v1:
- the LOC131311608 gene encoding E3 ubiquitin-protein ligase RGLG2-like isoform X2, giving the protein MGGKSSKETTQRHFPSYSHQPYPQSPYHQQHPSHTPRHHHAPAPYEHGGHTHRKNQKLEKKFSIISDDYHTLEQVTDALAQAGLESSNLIVGIDFTKSNEWTGSRSFNHRSLHHIGSGLNPYEQAISIIGKTLSAFDEDNLIPCFGFGDASTHDQEVFSFDPEERYCNGFEEVLRRYREIVPHLKLSGPTSFAPIIEMAMSIVEESGSQYHVLLIVADGQVTRSVDTAHGKVSPQEQNTIDAIIKASEYPLSIILVGVGDGPWDTMREFDDNIPCRAFDNFQFVNFTEIMSKNMDPLRKQTEFALSALMEIPSQYKATLELSILGQRTGNAPKRVPLPPPRYSAASTGNSSKPYNSSSFQQSTPPYQGYDTATSGTAPYSSVDQVCPICLTNPKDMAFACGHQTCRDCGEHISSCPICRAPIKTRIRLY; this is encoded by the exons ATGGGAGGTAAAAGTTCGAAAGAGACGACCCAAAGGCATTTCCCATCGTATAGTCACCAACCGTACCCACAATCGCCTTACCATCAGCAGCATCCAAGCCATACCCCTCGGCATCACCACGCCCCTGCACCATATGAACATGGGGGCCATACCCATCGTAAAAACCAGAAGTTGGAGAAGAAGTTTTCAATCATATCTGATGATTACCATACACTGGAACAG GTTACAGATGCCCTTGCCCAAGCTGGACTAGAGTCCTCTAATCTCATTGTTGGTATTGATTTCACAAAAAGCAATGAGTGGACAGGTTCAAGATCATTCAATCATCGGAGCTTACATCACATTGGAAGTGGTCTGAACCCATACGAACAAGCAATATCTATTATCGGGAAAACTTTATCTGCTTTCGACGAGGATAACTTGATTCCATGTTTTGGATTTGGAGATG CCTCAACACATGATCAAGAGGTTTTCAGTTTTGATCCAGAGGAAAGATATTGTAACGGATTTGAGGAAGTACTGAGAAGATACAGAGAAATAGTTCCGCATCTTAAACTTTCAG GACCCACATCTTTTGCCCCGATAATAGAAATGGCTATGAGTATTGTCGAGGAGAGTGGCAGCCAGTACCATGTGTTGCTGATAGTTGCTGATGGGCAG GTGACGAGAAGTGTTGATACTGCGCATGGTAAGGTCAGCCCACAGGAACAGAATACTATCGATGCCATTATCAAAGCAAG TGAGTACCCCTTGTCGATAATCCTAGTAGGGGTAGGAGATGGCCCATGGGACACGATGAGAGAGTTCGACGATAACATTCCTTGTCGAGCATTTGACAATTTTCAG TTTGTGAATTTTACGGAAATCATGTCAAAGAACATGGATCCTTTGAGAAAACAAACAGAATTTGCTCTCTCTGCGTTGATGGAAATACCTTCTCAATATAAAGCAACTCTTGAATTGAGTATCTTGGG TCAACGAACGGGAAATGCTCCAAAAAGGGTCCCTCTTCCCCCACCTCGTTACAGTGCAGCTTCTACCGGCAATAGCTCAAAACCATACAACTCAAGCAGTTTTCAGCAAAGTACCCCTCCTTACCAAGGATACGATACTGCAACTTCAGGCACTGCTCCATATTCAAGCGTTGATCAG GTTTGCCCTATATGTCTTACTAATCCGAAGGACATGGCTTTTGCTTGCGGGCATCAG ACTTGCCGTGATTGTGGAGAACACATCAGTTCATGTCCCATTTGCCGCGCACCAATCAAAACCAGAATAAGGCTCTATTAA
- the LOC131311721 gene encoding S-protein homolog 5-like: MGHCFVSFLINLTLILQLACAQLTQVGDHIISGVPNNLMPLRAHCQSKDDDLGMHMLNNGQSFNRRFTINFWGTTLFFCHFYWGSHNTSFDVFNATIADRNWDFPRYDCYWVARPDGFYLSKDNKSWEIFNDWT, translated from the coding sequence ATGGGTCATTGCTTTGTTTCCTTCTTGATCAACCTAACATTGATACTTCAGCTTGCTTGTGCACAACTAACTCAGGTGGGGGATCATATAATCAGCGGCGTTCCAAACAATCTGATGCCACTGCGGGCTCATTGTCAATCGAAAGACGATGATCTTGGGATGCACATGCTCAACAATGGCCAATCATTCAATCGGAGATTCACTATCAACTTTTGGGGAACTACTCTCTTCTTCTGTCATTTTTATTGGGGTTCACATAACACAAGTTTCGATGTTTTCAATGCCACAATAGCTGACAGGAACTGGGATTTTCCTCGATATGATTGTTACTGGGTTGCAAGACCTGACGGTTTCTATCTCAGCAAGGATAACAAGTCTTGGGAGATATTCAATGATTGGACATGA
- the LOC131311608 gene encoding E3 ubiquitin-protein ligase RGLG5-like isoform X1: MGGKSSKETTQRHFPSYSHQPYPQSPYHQQHPSHTPRHHHAPAPYEHGGHTHRKNQKLEKKFSIISDDYHTLEQVTDALAQAGLESSNLIVGIDFTKSNEWTGSRSFNHRSLHHIGSGLNPYEQAISIIGKTLSAFDEDNLIPCFGFGDASTHDQEVFSFDPEERYCNGFEEVLRRYREIVPHLKLSGPTSFAPIIEMAMSIVEESGSQYHVLLIVADGQVTRSVDTAHGKVSPQEQNTIDAIIKASEYPLSIILVGVGDGPWDTMREFDDNIPCRAFDNFQFVNFTEIMSKNMDPLRKQTEFALSALMEIPSQYKATLELSILGQRTGNAPKRVPLPPPRYSAASTGNSSKPYNSSSFQQSTPPYQGYDTATSGTAPYSSVDQVSISINIPAIPSIELNTFLHALCFFILLQVCPICLTNPKDMAFACGHQTCRDCGEHISSCPICRAPIKTRIRLY, translated from the exons ATGGGAGGTAAAAGTTCGAAAGAGACGACCCAAAGGCATTTCCCATCGTATAGTCACCAACCGTACCCACAATCGCCTTACCATCAGCAGCATCCAAGCCATACCCCTCGGCATCACCACGCCCCTGCACCATATGAACATGGGGGCCATACCCATCGTAAAAACCAGAAGTTGGAGAAGAAGTTTTCAATCATATCTGATGATTACCATACACTGGAACAG GTTACAGATGCCCTTGCCCAAGCTGGACTAGAGTCCTCTAATCTCATTGTTGGTATTGATTTCACAAAAAGCAATGAGTGGACAGGTTCAAGATCATTCAATCATCGGAGCTTACATCACATTGGAAGTGGTCTGAACCCATACGAACAAGCAATATCTATTATCGGGAAAACTTTATCTGCTTTCGACGAGGATAACTTGATTCCATGTTTTGGATTTGGAGATG CCTCAACACATGATCAAGAGGTTTTCAGTTTTGATCCAGAGGAAAGATATTGTAACGGATTTGAGGAAGTACTGAGAAGATACAGAGAAATAGTTCCGCATCTTAAACTTTCAG GACCCACATCTTTTGCCCCGATAATAGAAATGGCTATGAGTATTGTCGAGGAGAGTGGCAGCCAGTACCATGTGTTGCTGATAGTTGCTGATGGGCAG GTGACGAGAAGTGTTGATACTGCGCATGGTAAGGTCAGCCCACAGGAACAGAATACTATCGATGCCATTATCAAAGCAAG TGAGTACCCCTTGTCGATAATCCTAGTAGGGGTAGGAGATGGCCCATGGGACACGATGAGAGAGTTCGACGATAACATTCCTTGTCGAGCATTTGACAATTTTCAG TTTGTGAATTTTACGGAAATCATGTCAAAGAACATGGATCCTTTGAGAAAACAAACAGAATTTGCTCTCTCTGCGTTGATGGAAATACCTTCTCAATATAAAGCAACTCTTGAATTGAGTATCTTGGG TCAACGAACGGGAAATGCTCCAAAAAGGGTCCCTCTTCCCCCACCTCGTTACAGTGCAGCTTCTACCGGCAATAGCTCAAAACCATACAACTCAAGCAGTTTTCAGCAAAGTACCCCTCCTTACCAAGGATACGATACTGCAACTTCAGGCACTGCTCCATATTCAAGCGTTGATCAGGTTAGTATCTCAATCAATATTCCTGCTATACCCTCTATTGAGTTAAACACTTTCCTTCATgccctttgtttttttatcttgtTACAGGTTTGCCCTATATGTCTTACTAATCCGAAGGACATGGCTTTTGCTTGCGGGCATCAG ACTTGCCGTGATTGTGGAGAACACATCAGTTCATGTCCCATTTGCCGCGCACCAATCAAAACCAGAATAAGGCTCTATTAA